In Parasteatoda tepidariorum isolate YZ-2023 chromosome 8, CAS_Ptep_4.0, whole genome shotgun sequence, the DNA window aagttggTGCTGAGTGTCTTTAAAccagataatttataaaaaaaataatcaaaactgtAACGGTTACAGTTAGTAAAATAGAAGACGATATCAATAAACTTTTCACTTATTCGTAaaaatgtcccgcagtggactgatcgttaagacacggttcccagcagatcaccgaagtcaagcatcactggctgcggtcagtgtgcgggtgggtgaccacttggatcagtctgcgtagggaccgagggtgtgcggtattggtcctcgttaaactgtgctaccgtaaagtgctcgacttcgcgcgcaggtcgtcgggctaccgaagcgggggtgccatcccctccgcagaggatcaaaattgtgatggcatgtcttcggatcatcctcagggatgtttcccagaccgtcgccaatagcccattgtgcagctcaagtgcgacgtaaatgaactacaacaacaacaacaatattcGTAAAAATGTTTACTCTAAATGttgcagtaaatttaaattatagcacaaaaattttttcaaatgcccTCATTTTACCATAATTACATATCAATATCTAAGAATGAACCAatgaattatgttaaattttgggTGATTAACCTTTCTAGATATCTCGGCTCTCCTTAGGCCCAGTTTTTTCGTGCTGATGAGTCCGAGGTTTACTCGCTGCAACGATGATTACCCATGATATTTACTCCTGGGGTCACTTAAACTAATTTCATATAGGTATTGTGATAGCAATTGGGGATCACCAAAAATCAAAAGTAGTCCTACAATCAGTCCATTGTggaacaattaaaacaaaagactttttaaatagCTTTGATCATTAAAAcgtttgtttataattttgaaaagaatcaaTATCTCGGCAAAATCTTACGCGATACATTCCACTACGCGTACAAAATGAACTTACTATATAGAAGACCCCACTTCTTTGAGAATTTCGTccatttactttatatttcagATTAACCTCTGAATCCGTGTTGAATAAAAttgacataatttgaaatacgaggtttgaaaaatgaaaataactcaaaagGCAAGTTTTAGAACATGGGTGTACCTTTAACATGCAGAAGTATCTCAAAATGCGTGTTGCAGAAAAATTGCACGTAACCTTAGAATGCGTATTGCAAAAAATTGCACGAAACTCAAAAGGCTTCATTGCAGAAGAATTTCAcgcaattaaaattgcatattgtAGAAAAACTGCACGACACTCAATATGCGCATTGTAGAAAAggttaagcaaaaaaaataaacaggcTAGGaacgaatgtttttttttttaaatgggcaTGACTCAACATACGCaattaagaaaatgtgtatCGCTACTTATAAACAATATGGACAAGACTTAAGAAttgattctgttttttaaactattatggCTATTTgcagattaaataaattaaatatttaataataaatataataaagttaaaagaaaaactgagcGAATTTTCATATTGATTTGTATGCgcctttttcaataaaataaaatgaaagtaggTTAAAATGGAGAAGGAGCATTTTGTTCAATTTCTTTCATACGCATTTTGAACTATACTTTCTCAAATATTTCCGGCAATATCTATACTCGTAAATGCACATTGTGAGCTACATATACTTTATCAAACATGCATTTGAAACTATGTTCATCCTTTTAAATGCGCATTTTAAGTTATATGTATTATTTCATACGCGCATTTTTAATTCCTTACAAACGCATTTCGGCCTATGctcattttcttcaaatacttACTTTAATGTATGTTTAGTTGCTTAAATACTTGCTTTTAATCTAGATTCAATTTTACTAACCCGTATTTCAAGTTTTGATGATACTCTTAACTCGCATTTTTTGATATGTCAAAAGTAAAGATCCCTTAAAGTAGcttaattattcagaaaatacaAGCAATTTAGGTGAGATTAGTTATAAATGAGGGAGATTAAGAGATAGTTTGAATTCAAATCTAAAAGTTATCATAAAACTCCCTCACATCACTGTAGTCTTCcgaaagaaattttagaaactccaactattttttattacatttttaaaaatcagtaactCCTATTTTGGACACACTGTACCAAATATATTGTGAAATAGCTTATTCAAAGAGCTGCAGAAAAGATATTCAGTGATGTCCGATTTAGTACTTATCAAAACAGCAAACAACTGTTCGGCTAACACGAGAACTCTTTCACTTGCTGTCCTTAGGTCACTTCAAAATGAGAGCTATCGATTCGTGTCGGTTGTAAGACCGTAAGAATGATGTCATTTCTCTCCCATTAGAAACAATTTAACTTATGACTCCATAACAACCTCAGACTTTTAGTCGGGAGAAGTTCTCGAGATAGCTGGACGGTAAAAAGTTtgctgaaataaatatgaagttactagcactaaaaaaattttctaattcgtTAGTTGAAAGCAACTAATGGAATCAAGTTACAAAAGTTAGTATGTTTCTGAATTGTCAAAAAGTGTGTTGAACCATAATTACGTTTCATACTTGCTACATACCTTGATATGGTGCTAAGTTGAGCTCTATTATTGTACTGCTTCACACGACACTTGCATTCAGTTTGAATCTAAACGTGACTTCATTTAACACCTTATCAAAGTCATCATCAAAATCGTATCTCATTAAAGAGCATGGATATTATGGGGCAgatttgaaccaattttttgtGGAATTATTTTAAGGACAGCATTTTACCCTCGATGCAGTTTGCGAaggagaatattttatttcaaactttttttgacaatttgaagttttaagaaattatataatttttttttattcaaacctTTTACATTGGCGGTTCAAGTTCAGCATCTAGTATTACGCTAaacaacagaaattttaaaaatgtttgatgcttggaaattgtatattaaatatcataatttcaattgggtcggctgttcaacgacggttataaaaaaaaataaaaaaaaaattcaaaaacgcACTGTATGTACAGTTTCTGTAATTACAGTTTAAGGAAAACTGTAAGTACAgtatttgttatttcaaatatgttcTAACTAGCTTGTAAAGATGCGTATCACACGACTAAAACAGACTTCGTGaaatagaaagagaaaaaaaacttgttattaCAGTAAATCCCccaatttatatgtttttttgtgATTTAGGAACTAGCTAGCCTAGAACTGTTTTAACAAACTATagtctattaaaataaataataatatttgtcacAAATTCTTTGAAAGACAAAATTTTCCTGTAAATTTGTAGAGTGAAAATGTTGAGCGAAATACATTGCAGAGACCATACTAACTTTTGTAACAGTCtgctgttgaaaaaaaaaattcctttactttGAGAAATTGGTTCTATTTCGTATTGGTCTGTTGTTCAATTTGTTGTAGTTCATTAAAAGTAAGCATGTGTCATATGGACAACCTCTTTCTCCTGATGTCTGGAAACTCCATGCACAGGTCAGAATCGGATCTCAACGATTCCATTATATTGTCTCTCATATCTATGGGACTTATAATGTGCATGGGCAGGCCATGAGGAGATCTACTAAGAGACCTACTCCTGTAACGATAAGGCTTTTCCATTGTCTTCCTTCTGCGCATAGGACAGAAGGCGTGGCACGTACAAAGAGAGTCATCGTCTTCCGAGTCCGATTCTTCGGGGGGACCCAGTCCCGAGATGATGCTACCGTTAGCTGTTATAACGTCCCCTTCTAGACGCACAGCTTCTTGAGCTGCACACTGTGCTTCGGCTTCATCCCGCCGCTCGTCTTCTGTGTTCATGGTGAGGAATCGGAGAACGAGAAGGTTCATGCCTGCAGACACAACAGATAGACCGAAGAGTATAAAGACTAAACTGAAGGCAACATATTCCGGTTTGCTCTGGAGTGCGCTCTCCTTCTGCAGTGCCACGTAATCACCAAAACCTGAAACAGACAAGTACAGTGAGccactttttattctaataaccACACATATGCCAATTCATTAGAGCTAACTATTAAGTTTTTGAATCAAACacaaaacgcactttctctaaGTTTTTTTCGATTTAATTGGAAGTTTAAACCTCAAAAAAAAGGGGGCACAATCTTAGGAAAATGAGTTTAATAGTTTAGTCACAAGAAAGTGGGTGAAAGTTTGAACGTCTTAATATTAGtttcactttttacattttttttttataaatcgtatttttaaattttcattcacaaattaaaaatttgtaattttaggtTCTTTTTGCGGATAAAAAGGCTCGTGTAGGTAATTAGTTTCCATTATTAGTTAATGatagttcatttttaatatcttatgatATACCACAATCATACTAGAATATTATCCATTATCAGTTTCGttctttaattacaattataattcagtatcaattttaattttttgtctttgaTGGTCTCCTATGGATATAGTGCATAATAAATGGGGTTCTGTTACTAGTTCTGTTTCTGATAACCTATAGATTTTCTAATAAGTGAGTGGCTGATAGATTTCATTTCTAATAAGTGAATTGCACATAGATTTCGTtgctaataaataaacagtCGATAGATCCAGTTTCTAATAAGTAAACTGCCTACAGAATCGATTTCCATCTGTTCTTTGGTTTCTTATAAATGGTCATAAGTTTGCTAACCATTGTTTTATGAAATCATTCTAAAATCTACGCAATCTCACATAAAAACaagcatgtttttattatattttcttaaacgcaTTTAACGTTACGTCTCGTTAATAGAAATGGTAGATTGGGTTAAAAACTTACCGATTGTGGTGAGTGTAATGAAGCAGTAatagaaagaatcaaaatagTCCCATCTCTCGTACTTAGAGAATGCTGCTGCACCTGTCGTCATGACAACAGTAGAGAGGATGGAGATGAGACAGATGAGGTTTGTCTCAGAGACTTCAGTGTTCCTCATGCCTATCCCCCTCTTGAAGTGTTTGAGGAGGTAGGCCACAAAGGTGTTGAGTCTCTCTCCTATACTCTGGAAGACTACCAGGCCCAATGGAATACCTGCCAAAGCGTAGAACATGCAGAAGGTTTTTCCACCATAGGTGGCCGGAGTGGAGTGACCATAGCCTGGAACATACAGAaccattttagaatttaaaaatgcatttttatgagTAGTCTGTCCAAAAGGAATTCGAATAAAAGTAAAGACTCCATAACTCTTGAATATGTTATGTAAAGTGCATTTACATATTTCGAAGTAACCTCCATTTCCCGTAATGTAACGGAgcgcaaaatttaataaaagtaagtacCCTGAATCACTTTTAATCTAAGGGTCAGATTTTcacat includes these proteins:
- the LOC107446547 gene encoding two pore potassium channel protein sup-9-like is translated as MKRQNVRTLSLIVCTFTYLLIGAAIFDALESDQEKIQRDMLLYIEGLLIKKYNISKEDYRIWTTVIIKGVPHKAGIQWKFSGAFYFATTVLTTIGYGHSTPATYGGKTFCMFYALAGIPLGLVVFQSIGERLNTFVAYLLKHFKRGIGMRNTEVSETNLICLISILSTVVMTTGAAAFSKYERWDYFDSFYYCFITLTTIGFGDYVALQKESALQSKPEYVAFSLVFILFGLSVVSAGMNLLVLRFLTMNTEDERRDEAEAQCAAQEAVRLEGDVITANGSIISGLGPPEESDSEDDDSLCTCHAFCPMRRRKTMEKPYRYRSRSLSRSPHGLPMHIISPIDMRDNIMESLRSDSDLCMEFPDIRRKRLSI